A genomic stretch from Pseudoliparis swirei isolate HS2019 ecotype Mariana Trench chromosome 18, NWPU_hadal_v1, whole genome shotgun sequence includes:
- the rhebl1 gene encoding ras homolog, mTORC1 binding like 1: MPQPKYRKIAVIGYRSVGKSSLTIQFVEGQFVDSYDPTIENTFNKMVNVNGQDFNLQLVDTAGQDEYSIFQQSHSMDIHGYVLVYSVTSNKSFEVVQILHDKLLDMVGKIQVPTILVGNKKDLHMERVIKPEEGKKLADSWGAAFMESSAKENETAVELFKRIILEMEKADGNAPPEEKKCALM; the protein is encoded by the exons ATGCCTCAACCGAAATATCGAAAGATTGCTGTGATAGGTTACAGATCTGTAG GAAAGTCATCTCTTACAATACAGTTTGTGGAAGGACAGTTTGTTGACTCCTATGACCCCACCATTGAAAACA CCTTTAACAAAATGGTCAACGTGAATGGCCAGGACTTCAATCTTCAACTGGTTGATACCGCTGGACAA GATGAGTACTCAATCTTTCAACAATCCCACTCAATGGACATCCATGGTTATGTCCTTGTCTATTCAGTGACTTCCAATAAGAG TTTTGAAGTTGTGCAGATTCTACATGACAAGCTGCTAGACATGGTTGGAAAGATTCA gGTCCCAACTATTCTTGTTGGGAACAAAAAAGATCTCCACATGGAAAG GGTTATCAAGCcagaggagggaaagaaactTGCTGATTCCTGGGGTGCTGCATTCATGGAGTCCTCAGCCAAGGAGAATGAG ACTGCTGTGGAGCTTTTCAAGCGGATCATTTTGGAGATGGAGAAAGCTGATGGAAACGCACCCCCAGAAGAGAAGAAGTGTGCCTTGATGTAA